One genomic region from Nitrospira sp. encodes:
- a CDS encoding nuclear transport factor 2 family protein: MPRGGWCVCGSLFLVIGFTPVASGGDLPDPETAIRQMVRANAEKDLPTLSRLMAHDADIVSYSVGGRKYVGWPEFEREMREEFINATKIEIPINELKVWTKGDLAWFTMELDYTRYVGEGSKVKRTVLPLRETGVLERRAGRWQLLSWHESFRSAQLGGSLASPSMAAGSQKLVSNDAAAAVLDVSGEWEILEVEDEKRYKATLDKNGNGPYTQHGGRFVTTKIADRLWQGTWQQPGNDREGGFEVLLSEDGSQAKGVWWYTRVGTHKNIPPREHGGTYQWNRLTPIPADAQ; this comes from the coding sequence ATGCCCCGAGGGGGATGGTGTGTGTGTGGGAGTCTGTTCCTTGTTATCGGCTTTACTCCGGTGGCGAGCGGCGGTGACCTTCCAGACCCAGAAACGGCTATTCGTCAAATGGTCAGGGCCAATGCGGAAAAAGACCTCCCGACTCTGTCTCGGCTCATGGCTCACGATGCCGACATCGTCAGTTACTCGGTCGGTGGTCGCAAATACGTGGGCTGGCCGGAGTTCGAACGGGAAATGCGGGAGGAATTCATCAACGCAACGAAGATTGAGATTCCGATCAATGAACTCAAGGTCTGGACGAAAGGCGACCTGGCCTGGTTTACGATGGAGCTCGACTATACCCGCTACGTCGGTGAAGGGTCCAAGGTGAAACGGACCGTGCTTCCGTTAAGGGAAACCGGTGTCCTCGAACGTCGTGCCGGCCGTTGGCAACTGTTGTCGTGGCACGAGTCCTTTCGATCCGCTCAATTAGGAGGTTCCCTCGCCTCACCATCGATGGCAGCAGGATCGCAAAAGCTTGTCAGCAATGATGCTGCCGCAGCGGTCCTTGACGTGAGCGGAGAATGGGAGATTCTCGAGGTCGAGGACGAAAAACGATACAAGGCCACGCTGGACAAGAACGGCAATGGGCCGTACACCCAACATGGCGGCCGCTTCGTCACCACGAAGATTGCCGATCGTCTGTGGCAAGGCACCTGGCAACAACCCGGCAACGATCGTGAAGGAGGTTTTGAAGTCCTCCTCTCTGAAGACGGCAGTCAGGCGAAGGGCGTATGGTGGTATACCCGCGTGGGCACGCATAAAAACATTCCGCCGCGCGAACATGGCGGTACCTACCAATGGAATCGGCTCACGCCGATCCCCGCCGACGCCCAATGA
- a CDS encoding cyclophilin-like fold protein, whose product MTVPAKRIRITVGGVQLEAELRKTKTADEVYAALPVTAAVSTWGEEFYFPIPGVRDYRETATTQVKVGDIAFWGAGKVLAIFFGRTPMSLGADPVPADRVNIIGRIVGDASRFRQVMEVPTIHLEPG is encoded by the coding sequence ATGACCGTGCCGGCAAAGCGGATTCGTATTACTGTGGGCGGAGTTCAGCTGGAGGCAGAACTCAGAAAGACGAAGACGGCCGATGAAGTCTACGCCGCGCTTCCGGTCACGGCTGCGGTCAGCACATGGGGAGAAGAATTCTACTTCCCGATTCCTGGAGTCCGCGACTATCGGGAAACCGCGACGACTCAGGTGAAGGTCGGAGACATTGCTTTTTGGGGAGCAGGGAAGGTCCTGGCGATCTTTTTTGGGAGAACCCCTATGAGTTTGGGGGCCGATCCGGTGCCGGCTGATCGGGTGAATATCATCGGGAGGATTGTCGGCGATGCGAGCCGATTTCGGCAGGTCATGGAAGTCCCGACGATTCATCTCGAACCGGGGTGA
- a CDS encoding sigma-54 dependent transcriptional regulator, which produces MNLQTFLLISKDSGLRQLVQVAAPQTKIYSTENVSKGLSLWPEISPALVLGEGNPHTLSPLLEYARQTPESSPLLVIGERHSIKDAVEIMRAGAADYLTKPVLLEDVQTAITRALRHPSSASPSSAQDPFSSIISLSPQMNLMKQLAKEVALTDATVLITGESGTGKELFAKAIHHYSLRTNGPLVALNCAGIPENLIEAELFGYEPGAFTDAKRSKAGRFQMAEGGTLFLDEIGEMSPTAQAKLLRVLEHHTIDPLGDTRSRTVNIRIIAATNEDLLAQIKAGRFRLDLYYRLNVYQLRIPPLRERLEDIEPILLIFLERARQERGCRIRAIAPAALTVLRNHDWPGNVRELHNVVEWLTITCKAEIIQPAHLPASVRTTSPTNCLSQSSKPSLLAFGLSFQDMEKRMLEEALRKSSGNVSEASRLLKMTRNTLRYRMAKYHLS; this is translated from the coding sequence ATGAACCTTCAGACGTTTCTCCTTATTTCCAAAGACTCCGGACTCCGGCAGCTAGTCCAGGTTGCCGCTCCTCAAACAAAAATCTACTCTACCGAGAACGTTTCAAAAGGACTCTCACTCTGGCCTGAGATTTCTCCAGCTCTGGTTCTGGGTGAAGGTAATCCCCATACTCTGTCTCCGCTGCTGGAGTATGCTCGCCAAACGCCGGAATCCTCGCCGTTGCTTGTGATCGGGGAACGCCATTCCATCAAAGACGCGGTCGAGATCATGCGGGCCGGCGCCGCAGATTACCTGACGAAGCCCGTTCTTCTCGAAGACGTACAAACTGCCATCACTCGAGCGCTCAGGCATCCTAGCTCGGCTTCGCCCTCTTCCGCACAGGATCCATTCTCCTCCATCATCAGCCTTTCCCCGCAAATGAATCTGATGAAGCAACTGGCAAAAGAAGTGGCCCTGACTGACGCAACCGTCCTCATCACCGGTGAAAGCGGAACCGGCAAAGAACTGTTCGCGAAAGCCATCCACCACTACAGCCTCAGAACCAACGGTCCCCTGGTTGCCTTGAATTGCGCCGGCATCCCGGAGAATCTCATCGAGGCGGAGTTATTCGGTTATGAACCAGGTGCCTTTACCGATGCCAAACGGTCAAAGGCAGGCCGGTTTCAAATGGCCGAGGGAGGAACACTGTTTCTCGACGAGATCGGTGAAATGAGTCCCACCGCTCAAGCTAAGCTTCTACGCGTGTTGGAACATCACACCATCGATCCTTTGGGGGATACCCGAAGCCGTACCGTCAACATCCGCATCATCGCCGCCACCAATGAGGATCTGCTTGCCCAGATCAAGGCCGGTCGTTTTCGCCTCGACCTGTACTATCGATTGAACGTCTACCAGCTGCGCATTCCACCCTTGCGTGAACGACTTGAGGACATCGAACCGATCCTCTTGATTTTTTTGGAGCGGGCCAGACAGGAGCGCGGGTGCCGCATTAGGGCGATCGCCCCGGCAGCCCTTACTGTCCTTCGGAACCACGACTGGCCTGGAAATGTACGCGAGCTCCACAATGTCGTTGAATGGCTGACCATCACATGCAAAGCAGAGATCATTCAGCCTGCTCATCTACCGGCATCCGTGAGAACCACTTCCCCGACCAATTGCCTGAGTCAGAGCTCCAAACCATCGTTGCTGGCCTTTGGGCTGTCGTTTCAGGACATGGAAAAGCGGATGCTTGAGGAAGCGTTACGGAAGTCTTCGGGCAATGTCTCGGAAGCCAGCCGACTCCTCAAAATGACCAGGAACACGCTGCGCTACCGTATGGCCAAATACCACCTTTCTTAA
- a CDS encoding cytochrome c: protein MRGTRIVMTVCNIVAVALLSTAGWAAPEADPLKPRVPEAERAEVRKAKSPLTVTPDIIAKGKELYEGKGTCVNCHGLTGAGDGPGGMLLSPGPRNFTNCKFHKKRNDGELHWIVKNGSPGTGMPALIKGGVITEEEAWMTIAYERTFCKETE from the coding sequence ATGAGAGGTACGCGTATAGTCATGACAGTATGCAACATAGTCGCCGTTGCCTTGTTGAGTACGGCAGGATGGGCCGCTCCCGAGGCCGACCCATTGAAGCCGCGTGTCCCGGAGGCTGAACGGGCCGAAGTACGGAAGGCAAAGAGCCCTTTGACCGTGACACCCGACATCATCGCCAAAGGCAAGGAACTCTACGAAGGCAAGGGGACCTGCGTCAACTGTCATGGCCTGACTGGAGCAGGCGATGGCCCCGGCGGAATGTTGTTGTCGCCGGGCCCTCGAAACTTCACGAACTGCAAGTTCCACAAGAAGCGGAACGACGGAGAACTGCACTGGATCGTCAAGAACGGAAGTCCCGGTACCGGTATGCCGGCCTTGATAAAGGGAGGCGTCATCACCGAGGAAGAGGCCTGGATGACCATCGCCTACGAACGAACCTTCTGTAAGGAGACCGAGTAG
- a CDS encoding DGQHR domain-containing protein produces MLATRITQKEGAFYFLAYKAGELLSKVRFTSRYYFEGEEIAQAKISEHDEVAQFIAGIERSEKGFQRVLNRQKIKQIVNFYETVVAQPMIPGTVLLFTDETLRFQKAEGSESIGHLSEPKGKYLVIDGQHRLAGLHFFHEKHPDQSAQVEVPCLLFDGRSADFATEMFVIINSTHTRINRSHLVDLYEKVSWESPEKKFAAKVVNLLYGESDSPLQYKINRLGGRSKQEKWILQSEVFNELLKVVTVHKRWIETHLGMKADRCYALVRDYLKGVKEVMGEVWGQNDRYMFTRDVTLKALIRVLDDLIVDRKLINDWDEQRSHRPFAEIVKPWAPLTKEFRADGFYERFPAKGQVERVRKIHQRLLDAIVG; encoded by the coding sequence ATGCTCGCGACGCGGATTACGCAAAAAGAGGGCGCATTCTATTTCCTCGCGTACAAGGCCGGTGAGCTCTTGAGCAAGGTTCGGTTTACCAGCCGATACTATTTCGAGGGGGAAGAGATCGCACAGGCCAAGATTTCCGAACACGACGAGGTCGCGCAATTCATCGCGGGAATCGAGCGGAGCGAGAAGGGATTCCAACGGGTCTTGAATCGGCAGAAGATCAAGCAGATCGTCAATTTTTATGAGACCGTCGTGGCTCAACCGATGATTCCCGGTACCGTGCTGCTCTTTACCGACGAAACGCTTCGCTTCCAAAAGGCAGAAGGCTCGGAGTCGATCGGCCACCTGAGCGAGCCGAAGGGAAAGTATCTGGTGATCGACGGGCAACATCGGCTCGCAGGGCTTCACTTTTTCCACGAAAAACATCCGGATCAAAGTGCGCAGGTCGAGGTGCCCTGCCTCTTGTTCGATGGGCGGAGCGCGGACTTCGCCACGGAGATGTTCGTGATCATCAACTCCACCCACACGCGGATCAACCGGTCGCATTTGGTGGATCTCTACGAGAAAGTCTCATGGGAAAGTCCTGAAAAGAAATTCGCCGCCAAGGTCGTGAACCTCTTATACGGCGAATCGGACTCACCGCTGCAGTACAAGATCAACCGACTGGGAGGACGGAGCAAGCAGGAAAAATGGATTCTGCAGTCCGAGGTGTTCAACGAGCTGCTGAAAGTCGTGACCGTCCATAAGCGCTGGATAGAGACTCATCTTGGGATGAAGGCCGATCGCTGCTACGCGCTGGTGCGCGACTACCTGAAGGGGGTCAAGGAGGTCATGGGCGAGGTCTGGGGGCAGAACGACCGGTATATGTTTACGCGCGATGTGACGCTCAAGGCGTTGATCCGCGTCCTGGACGATCTGATCGTGGATCGCAAGCTCATCAATGACTGGGACGAACAACGCTCGCACAGGCCGTTTGCGGAGATCGTCAAGCCCTGGGCTCCTCTGACGAAGGAGTTCCGCGCTGACGGCTTCTACGAACGCTTTCCAGCTAAAGGGCAAGTTGAACGGGTACGAAAGATTCACCAGCGGCTGCTGGATGCGATTGTTGGATAA
- a CDS encoding protein phosphatase 2C domain-containing protein — MSTWIGIGRSEIGLVRTLNQDAFAVIDEVGVWAVADGMGGHIGGEVAAQTAIATIQAEAAASSRLLGNGQTSPTDVLTDLISRAHDAILNRSRSKSKLKGMGTTIVLLAIISGPAPVAYLAHVGDSRAYRFRSGTLTPLTKDHTLIEKYLERGILTTESAKTHPERHVLTRALGVGATVKPTITAFPILPEDLVLLCSDGLTKMLEDEDIRTVFAPGELNPTLLCNRLVTAALDRGGEDNVTVVVVAPRLS, encoded by the coding sequence ATGAGTACCTGGATCGGCATCGGTCGGAGCGAAATCGGACTCGTGCGCACCCTCAACCAAGATGCGTTCGCTGTCATCGATGAGGTGGGGGTCTGGGCCGTCGCGGATGGAATGGGTGGTCATATCGGTGGGGAAGTCGCCGCTCAGACCGCTATCGCCACGATACAGGCCGAGGCTGCAGCATCGAGCCGCCTGCTCGGTAACGGTCAAACGTCTCCCACAGATGTGTTGACGGACCTGATCAGCCGAGCGCATGACGCCATCCTCAATCGGTCCAGATCAAAATCCAAGCTGAAAGGAATGGGCACGACCATCGTGCTGCTGGCGATCATTTCCGGCCCTGCCCCGGTCGCATATCTCGCCCATGTCGGCGACAGCCGTGCCTATCGATTTCGATCGGGCACGTTGACCCCTCTAACCAAGGACCACACGTTGATCGAAAAATACCTGGAACGCGGCATCCTCACGACAGAATCGGCGAAAACACATCCGGAGCGGCATGTGTTGACGCGTGCGTTGGGGGTAGGCGCGACGGTGAAACCTACTATCACCGCTTTTCCCATACTTCCGGAGGACCTGGTTCTGCTTTGCTCGGATGGACTGACCAAGATGCTGGAGGACGAGGATATCCGAACAGTATTCGCCCCCGGCGAACTCAATCCGACTCTTCTCTGTAACCGCCTCGTCACCGCTGCGCTCGATCGTGGCGGCGAAGACAATGTCACCGTGGTGGTGGTCGCTCCTCGTTTGTCCTGA
- a CDS encoding group 1 truncated hemoglobin, with translation MRFSKQIATVAIAVAATWTLSSATSFAAERSLYERLGGQGAIQAVVTKFIGNVGADKRINGYFATTDLKNLNKLLVEQVCAASGGPCTYTGRDMKTTHKGMKVTTAAFNALVEDLVSALDTFNVPKKEKDELLGVLGPMKKDIVEVP, from the coding sequence ATGAGATTCTCGAAGCAGATAGCGACGGTTGCCATTGCCGTGGCAGCCACCTGGACATTGAGCAGCGCGACATCCTTTGCCGCTGAGCGGTCGCTCTATGAGCGGCTGGGCGGACAGGGCGCCATTCAAGCCGTTGTCACCAAATTCATCGGCAATGTGGGAGCAGACAAGCGCATTAATGGCTATTTCGCGACCACCGATCTCAAGAACCTCAATAAACTCTTAGTCGAACAGGTGTGTGCGGCGAGCGGCGGGCCTTGCACCTACACAGGTCGAGATATGAAGACGACGCACAAGGGTATGAAGGTCACAACGGCCGCCTTCAACGCCCTCGTGGAGGACCTGGTCAGTGCGTTGGATACTTTCAACGTCCCGAAGAAAGAAAAGGACGAGTTGCTCGGCGTCCTCGGGCCGATGAAGAAGGACATCGTCGAAGTTCCCTGA
- a CDS encoding multicopper oxidase domain-containing protein: protein MLTSTLGLAVLFGASGCITMPGSAAAKVHDVTFTATETEIVIDGAGTKYKAWTFNGQMPGPVVRVTEGDTVNFTLVNPETNANGHSMDFHAAEIDFLKNYREIRPGETIKYTFVAKKPGVFFYHCGAPPMIQHVGRGMFGAIIVDPKNANAWPKADREFVLVQSELWKNPDNVQAMFDRKFDHTIFNGGVFKYHPFFPGSEPLEVKVGERVRIYFVNAGPNEFSSLHTIAEIWDNVYESGNPANKFTGVQTYVVGPGSAATFDMIVDEPGAYPIVTHSLTGALRGAIAVVVANQNPKKYDSLMPLTPWNP from the coding sequence ATGCTCACATCCACCCTGGGACTTGCCGTCCTCTTTGGAGCCAGCGGCTGTATCACGATGCCCGGGTCCGCAGCGGCGAAGGTCCATGATGTCACGTTCACGGCGACCGAAACGGAGATCGTCATTGATGGTGCCGGTACGAAGTACAAGGCCTGGACCTTTAACGGTCAGATGCCCGGGCCGGTCGTCCGGGTGACGGAAGGGGATACCGTCAACTTCACCCTTGTCAACCCCGAGACGAACGCCAATGGACATTCGATGGACTTTCACGCGGCTGAGATCGATTTCTTGAAGAACTACCGCGAAATCAGGCCCGGCGAGACGATCAAATATACGTTCGTAGCCAAGAAACCCGGCGTGTTCTTCTATCACTGCGGCGCACCGCCCATGATCCAGCACGTGGGTCGCGGCATGTTCGGGGCGATCATCGTTGACCCAAAGAACGCGAATGCCTGGCCCAAAGCCGATCGGGAATTTGTCCTGGTGCAATCCGAGCTGTGGAAGAACCCGGATAACGTGCAGGCCATGTTCGATCGGAAATTCGATCACACCATCTTCAACGGCGGCGTCTTCAAGTACCATCCCTTCTTCCCGGGATCGGAGCCATTGGAAGTCAAGGTCGGTGAGCGGGTACGAATTTACTTTGTGAATGCCGGCCCGAATGAATTCTCTTCTCTCCATACAATCGCCGAAATCTGGGACAATGTCTACGAAAGCGGCAATCCAGCCAACAAATTTACGGGGGTTCAGACCTATGTGGTCGGTCCAGGCAGCGCAGCCACATTCGATATGATCGTTGATGAACCGGGAGCCTATCCTATCGTGACACACTCCTTAACGGGAGCCTTGCGAGGTGCGATTGCCGTGGTGGTAGCCAACCAGAACCCCAAGAAGTATGACAGCTTGATGCCACTCACCCCTTGGAACCCTTAA
- the queG gene encoding tRNA epoxyqueuosine(34) reductase QueG — MSITAAIKQEARALGFDAVGITPVCSEDTRSAAEDQENNQLSHPETAILRGLFDRLTEWLGRGYHGTMVWMERAPNKRADPGQVLPGCRSIISLGVNYLTEHRANEQPGYGRIARYAWGRDYHKLFDSRLKQLEQLIHKIAPDARTRSYSDTGPIMEKAWAERAGLGWIGKHSNLVSAEYGSWLLLGEILTTVVLDPDEPATDLCGSCTLCIQACPTGAITEPYVVDATRCVSYLTIELRDDDTAIPHELKTGMGNKIFGCDDCLDVCPFNLRAEPTQEGAFQPSHLTLSPDLNELSKLDETTFSMVFRQSPIKRAKHQGLLRNVAIAQRNLKPA; from the coding sequence ATGTCCATCACGGCAGCCATCAAACAAGAAGCCCGCGCGCTGGGATTCGATGCGGTTGGGATTACGCCCGTCTGCAGCGAAGACACAAGGTCAGCTGCCGAGGACCAAGAAAACAACCAGCTTTCGCATCCCGAAACCGCAATACTCCGAGGTCTCTTTGATCGTCTCACCGAATGGCTCGGGCGAGGCTACCACGGCACCATGGTCTGGATGGAACGGGCCCCGAACAAACGCGCCGATCCTGGCCAGGTGCTTCCCGGCTGCCGCTCCATCATCTCGTTGGGGGTCAACTATCTCACCGAGCACCGCGCCAACGAACAGCCCGGCTACGGCCGCATTGCGCGATATGCTTGGGGAAGGGATTATCACAAGCTTTTTGATTCCAGGCTCAAGCAACTGGAACAGTTGATTCACAAGATAGCACCGGACGCCAGAACCCGTTCATACAGCGACACCGGTCCCATCATGGAGAAAGCCTGGGCGGAACGAGCAGGCTTGGGCTGGATCGGGAAACATTCCAACCTTGTTTCAGCCGAGTATGGTTCTTGGCTCCTGCTGGGAGAAATTCTGACCACGGTGGTGCTGGATCCCGACGAACCGGCGACCGATCTCTGTGGCAGCTGCACGCTCTGCATTCAGGCTTGCCCGACGGGAGCCATCACAGAGCCCTACGTTGTCGACGCCACTCGTTGTGTTTCATACCTCACGATTGAATTGCGTGACGATGACACCGCCATCCCTCACGAGCTGAAAACAGGCATGGGAAACAAGATTTTCGGATGTGACGATTGTCTCGATGTGTGTCCGTTCAATCTCCGAGCGGAACCGACGCAGGAAGGCGCCTTTCAACCGTCACATCTGACACTCTCTCCTGACTTGAACGAACTCTCCAAACTGGATGAGACGACCTTCTCTATGGTATTTCGACAAAGCCCGATCAAGCGCGCAAAACACCAGGGCCTTCTCCGAAACGTGGCCATCGCCCAGCGTAATCTCAAGCCTGCGTAA
- the bcp gene encoding thioredoxin-dependent thiol peroxidase — translation MSKELAVGDQAPELSIPDQHGKTVTLKSFKGKQIVLYFYPKDDTPGCTKESCDFRDVESQILRAGGAIVGVSLDGKESHQKFIKKFGLPFPLLSDEDAAISKAYGVYKEKNMYGKKYWGIERSTFVIDPEGKLKAIFRKVKVDGHADEVLKALKA, via the coding sequence ATGAGTAAAGAGCTTGCGGTCGGAGATCAGGCACCGGAACTCTCGATCCCAGATCAGCATGGGAAGACGGTGACTCTGAAGAGCTTCAAGGGCAAACAAATCGTGCTGTATTTCTATCCGAAAGACGATACGCCGGGGTGCACGAAAGAGTCCTGCGACTTTCGGGATGTGGAGTCGCAGATTCTGCGGGCCGGAGGCGCAATCGTCGGAGTGAGTCTGGATGGAAAGGAGTCCCACCAGAAATTCATCAAGAAATTCGGATTGCCGTTTCCGCTGCTCAGCGATGAAGATGCGGCGATCTCCAAGGCGTACGGTGTGTACAAGGAAAAGAACATGTACGGCAAGAAGTATTGGGGTATCGAGCGGAGCACGTTCGTCATCGATCCCGAAGGCAAGCTGAAGGCGATCTTTCGGAAGGTAAAAGTCGATGGTCACGCGGATGAAGTGCTCAAGGCGCTGAAGGCCTAG
- a CDS encoding TIR domain-containing protein codes for MQDGDPEHQDEYLYDAFISYRRSDGTSVATWLRRRLQDYRLPPSLSATHKKLHVYLDTAFERANEDFWTNNIEPALKSSRTLIVIATPDTLRRQATGQPNWVEREIDTFLNLPQKTNIVVARAKGDFDAELPAHLLERFPRITIVDLRHFSSWRDHFYLRQSLRTRLLTILGAVHNIQPEQVPELRMEDARNARNAAMRLAAVAAALLVVISALAVTAFIQRNSARAERNIAETNAAQAQARELAAYADGSLNQDPERSLILAIEAVNTTLRRNEPPVTSAENALQHAVFASLSRATLQGHAGHVNAIALSPDGTRAATGGADNTARIWDLTTGATLLTIKDFAGPVNALSFSPDGRRLVTASQVTLGFTPDGQFTKTGRPEETVSIWDAGTGKRILILQGSLDRVNALALSADGRFLATANGDKTQLWNALTGQERLTFAGHGSPAKALIPGNVEALSFGHDSRYLATANADRTATIWDTSTGRELLTVRDGVLGIESVALSPDGKLLATAADNVAKLWDTSTGRERTSLKGHESTIDAIAFSPDGRFLVTGSWDKTARIWDLVTTWSELATMRGHTDFVAGVVFSTDGRRVATASWDGTAKIWDAVSGPELVTLKDTYDAAASDFSPDGTRLAISSDSNSAKVWDIARGKELVTMRGHADHITAIAFSPNGKYLATGSADHTAKVWDAANGTELATLRPTSTTIGVLAVAMSPDGQHLATGTGGGEMTIFDWNDGHELFKRHGHDSLVTSLAFSPDGTRLASGGFDRTVKIWDASNGSELRTLRGYTKSITKVVFSSDGKWLATTSQDGLVRVWDAESGGERMTVRGHQESANDVVFSPDGTRIASASTDGTVKIWEAGSGQELLTLHSYLAPLYRVTFQRDGRHLAASAFDKVQTYTLDIQELLKIALNRIGRRPPVLTPQECRQYFPSPSQPCPLANESPRLDNEH; via the coding sequence ATGCAGGACGGTGACCCTGAACATCAGGACGAGTATTTGTATGACGCCTTCATCAGCTATCGACGATCGGACGGGACGAGCGTCGCGACATGGCTGCGCCGGCGCCTTCAGGACTACCGCCTCCCGCCGTCGCTTTCTGCGACACACAAGAAACTGCATGTCTACCTCGACACCGCCTTCGAACGTGCCAACGAGGACTTCTGGACGAACAACATAGAACCGGCGCTGAAGTCGTCACGCACTCTGATTGTCATTGCCACCCCGGACACGCTTCGCCGTCAGGCCACGGGGCAACCGAACTGGGTCGAACGTGAGATCGATACGTTCCTCAACCTTCCCCAGAAGACGAATATTGTTGTCGCTCGGGCGAAGGGCGACTTCGATGCCGAACTGCCGGCTCACCTGCTCGAGCGGTTTCCACGCATTACCATCGTCGACCTCAGGCACTTCTCATCCTGGCGAGATCACTTCTATCTGCGCCAGTCGCTGCGCACGCGCCTGCTCACCATCCTGGGTGCGGTTCACAACATTCAACCCGAACAGGTGCCGGAATTGCGCATGGAGGATGCGCGTAACGCCAGGAATGCGGCGATGCGACTCGCGGCTGTAGCGGCCGCTCTGCTGGTCGTGATTTCCGCGCTCGCCGTCACTGCATTCATCCAACGAAACAGTGCAAGAGCCGAACGCAACATCGCTGAAACGAATGCGGCTCAGGCCCAGGCGCGAGAACTGGCCGCCTATGCAGACGGCAGCCTGAATCAGGATCCGGAACGAAGCCTGATCCTCGCAATCGAAGCCGTGAACACCACCCTGCGACGGAACGAGCCGCCGGTCACGTCGGCGGAAAACGCGTTACAACATGCGGTCTTTGCTTCCCTCTCGCGAGCGACACTGCAGGGGCACGCTGGACATGTCAATGCGATTGCACTGAGCCCGGACGGTACGCGAGCAGCGACGGGCGGCGCCGACAATACGGCACGGATCTGGGACCTAACCACTGGCGCCACGCTCCTCACGATTAAGGATTTTGCAGGCCCGGTGAATGCGCTGTCCTTCAGTCCGGATGGCAGGCGCCTCGTTACCGCGAGTCAGGTGACTTTGGGCTTCACGCCGGATGGCCAGTTCACCAAGACAGGTCGTCCAGAAGAAACGGTCAGCATTTGGGATGCGGGCACCGGAAAACGAATCCTGATCCTCCAGGGTTCCCTCGACCGGGTGAATGCACTCGCGCTCAGCGCCGACGGCCGGTTCCTCGCGACCGCCAACGGGGACAAGACGCAGTTGTGGAACGCCTTGACCGGGCAGGAGCGACTGACATTCGCAGGGCACGGGAGCCCCGCGAAGGCCCTGATTCCCGGGAATGTCGAGGCACTCTCCTTCGGCCACGACAGCAGATATCTTGCGACGGCGAACGCCGATCGTACCGCGACGATCTGGGACACGAGCACTGGACGCGAGTTGCTCACCGTTCGCGACGGTGTTCTCGGCATCGAGAGTGTTGCGCTCAGTCCCGACGGCAAGTTGCTCGCGACGGCCGCTGACAACGTCGCCAAGCTGTGGGATACCAGCACGGGCCGTGAACGAACATCGCTCAAGGGGCACGAGTCCACGATCGACGCCATTGCTTTCAGTCCCGATGGTCGATTTCTGGTGACAGGCAGCTGGGACAAGACCGCGCGGATTTGGGACCTGGTCACGACGTGGTCCGAACTCGCCACCATGCGCGGTCATACCGACTTCGTCGCCGGCGTAGTCTTCAGCACAGACGGCAGGCGCGTTGCGACCGCGAGCTGGGACGGAACCGCGAAGATCTGGGATGCGGTGAGCGGTCCGGAGTTGGTGACATTAAAAGACACCTACGACGCTGCAGCGTCGGACTTCAGTCCCGACGGAACGCGCCTCGCGATCAGCAGCGACAGCAACTCAGCGAAAGTGTGGGACATTGCCAGAGGGAAGGAACTCGTGACCATGCGTGGCCATGCTGACCACATCACAGCGATCGCGTTCAGTCCGAATGGGAAATACCTGGCCACTGGGAGTGCCGACCACACCGCGAAGGTGTGGGACGCGGCCAATGGAACGGAGTTGGCGACACTGCGGCCGACCAGCACCACGATCGGTGTGTTAGCCGTTGCCATGAGCCCCGACGGTCAGCACCTCGCCACTGGCACGGGCGGTGGTGAGATGACGATATTCGATTGGAACGACGGACACGAGCTGTTCAAACGGCATGGGCATGACAGCTTAGTCACGTCACTGGCATTCAGTCCGGACGGAACGCGCCTGGCGAGCGGCGGCTTCGACAGGACCGTCAAGATATGGGATGCGAGCAACGGCAGCGAGCTGCGCACCCTGCGTGGGTATACTAAGAGCATCACGAAGGTCGTGTTCAGCTCGGATGGCAAGTGGCTGGCTACGACCAGCCAGGATGGGTTGGTCAGAGTGTGGGATGCGGAGAGCGGAGGTGAGCGGATGACTGTTCGGGGACATCAGGAATCGGCGAATGATGTCGTCTTCAGTCCCGATGGCACGCGCATCGCCAGTGCCAGCACGGACGGCACGGTGAAAATCTGGGAGGCCGGTTCTGGGCAAGAGCTCCTGACGCTGCACAGTTACCTGGCGCCACTCTACAGAGTCACGTTCCAGCGCGACGGCCGACACCTCGCGGCCAGTGCATTCGACAAAGTGCAGACCTACACGTTGGACATTCAGGAATTGTTGAAGATCGCGCTGAACAGAATCGGCCGCCGCCCACCTGTCCTGACGCCGCAAGAGTGCCGGCAGTACTTCCCTTCCCCATCGCAGCCGTGCCCGTTGGCGAATGAGAGCCCGAGGCTGGACAACGAACACTGA